A genomic segment from Ferrimicrobium sp. encodes:
- a CDS encoding phospholipase D-like domain-containing protein — protein MGRRRMVPLVLCLGVGVLSLGGCKATTDAAPRQSVKHHHAGLSVSTKKTQAKPSQPTLSRAPTDTGTVDRGPTSPSGHNAPVAVGQASEGTLTLITEPQAGIGPWLNAMNHARSVIDVNEYLLTDYQFLSALRSAAARGVQVDVIVDGHPYDDASAPSVAVTGLAGSGVHLKMAPARFEGQYAFDHAKYLIVDPGQPDQVALFGSPNATQSAFDGANAEDAFVTSNPSTIAALVTVFHADWNGTAAGATPRSALVLSPGSGSTIAGLLGQTGPVAVMAEELGDAPSCYQALVAHGSAARVLIPADPSWEATGYANELVRSGVQVRTLASPYVHAKLIVTPHVTFVGSENFSVVSFDDNREVGMVTSNPTVRAQALAWFDALWNEAAVWSASGGASPTPVPTSPTPASSAPPNSGSGSQQSYPYLNDGDTEAEVTQLWGPPTSTTTASYDGYPEVVWIYPAGRVYFEGGTVSYVQRTQ, from the coding sequence ATGGGCCGTCGGCGCATGGTTCCGTTGGTGTTGTGTCTTGGAGTTGGCGTGCTGTCGCTTGGGGGCTGCAAAGCGACGACGGACGCGGCTCCTCGTCAGTCTGTCAAGCATCATCATGCAGGCCTGTCGGTGTCTACCAAGAAAACGCAGGCAAAGCCTTCGCAACCGACCCTCAGTAGGGCTCCGACGGATACCGGCACCGTTGATCGGGGACCGACCAGTCCCAGTGGGCACAACGCGCCAGTCGCGGTGGGTCAAGCTTCCGAAGGTACGTTGACTTTGATCACTGAACCCCAGGCAGGCATTGGACCTTGGTTGAACGCGATGAATCATGCGCGTTCTGTCATCGATGTGAACGAGTATCTCCTTACCGACTACCAGTTCCTCTCGGCCCTTCGGAGCGCAGCTGCTCGAGGAGTTCAGGTCGACGTCATTGTTGATGGGCATCCCTATGATGACGCCTCCGCTCCCTCCGTCGCGGTCACTGGACTTGCAGGAAGTGGAGTGCACCTCAAGATGGCTCCAGCACGTTTCGAAGGACAGTATGCCTTCGATCACGCGAAGTACCTGATCGTCGATCCTGGTCAGCCAGATCAGGTGGCTCTGTTCGGTTCCCCAAATGCGACCCAGAGCGCTTTTGATGGCGCGAATGCTGAGGATGCCTTTGTGACCTCGAATCCAAGTACGATCGCCGCGCTCGTCACCGTTTTTCACGCAGACTGGAACGGAACAGCTGCCGGGGCAACACCACGATCGGCGCTCGTACTCTCCCCCGGGTCGGGCTCCACGATCGCCGGGTTGCTTGGTCAGACTGGACCGGTTGCCGTCATGGCTGAAGAGCTCGGCGATGCCCCTTCGTGCTACCAGGCGCTTGTCGCCCATGGGTCAGCGGCTCGCGTGCTGATACCAGCGGATCCGTCCTGGGAAGCGACGGGCTATGCGAACGAACTCGTCCGATCCGGCGTACAGGTGCGAACGCTGGCCAGCCCCTATGTGCATGCCAAGCTCATCGTGACTCCTCACGTCACTTTCGTGGGCTCCGAGAACTTCTCAGTCGTCTCCTTTGACGACAATCGCGAAGTTGGTATGGTCACGTCAAATCCCACCGTGCGAGCGCAGGCTCTGGCATGGTTTGATGCGCTATGGAACGAAGCTGCCGTTTGGTCTGCGTCTGGAGGGGCGTCGCCGACTCCCGTTCCAACCTCCCCGACTCCAGCCTCTTCAGCCCCGCCGAACTCCGGGAGTGGCTCCCAACAGTCCTATCCCTATCTCAACGATGGTGATACCGAGGCCGAGGTGACCCAGCTGTGGGGACCGCCAACCTCGACGACGACCGCTAGCTATGACGGCTATCCTGAGGTGGTCTGGATCTATCCGGCAGGTCGCGTGTACTTTGAGGGTGGCACCGTCAGTTACGTGCAACGAACGCAGTGA
- a CDS encoding cytochrome ubiquinol oxidase subunit I: MEPLLGTVTLTLSRWQFATTIIFHFFFVPVTIGLAVIVAIFQTAVYKTHDERYEHLVRFFGKLFLINFAIGIVTGIVQEFQFGMNWAQYSAFVGNIFGPPLAIEGLLAFFMESTFLGIWIFGKGKVSPRIHMLSIWMVVLGSSLSASFILVANTWMQDPVGYKIDHATHQAVMTNFFAILTNELFITTLFHVLLASLITGSAVALGVAFYQMKREGSRAIFSLGIRVALIVFFVASLGMALDGSAQGTVMVKDQPMKMAAGEALYNTQRGAPESLITIGNLHDKVIFQVDLPHVLSLLATNSWNGKVQGINQLQKEYVKKYGPGNYVPPVWLEYWNFRIMAGLGAVIIAIALWGMWLLRRKKLDDSKWFRRVAIYAIPLPFIANTTGWIFTETGRQPWIVYGVLRTAQGVSRDISAWDVGFTFFGFIALYAVLGVIDFAMMYHYSRKELAMMNGEVLPPEDDADAEHDALVY, from the coding sequence ATGGAGCCTTTGCTGGGTACAGTTACCCTTACATTGTCGCGATGGCAATTCGCTACGACGATTATCTTTCACTTTTTCTTCGTGCCCGTAACGATTGGCCTGGCGGTTATTGTCGCCATTTTTCAGACGGCGGTGTACAAGACCCATGACGAACGCTATGAGCACCTCGTGCGCTTCTTTGGGAAGCTCTTCCTGATTAACTTTGCCATCGGAATCGTGACCGGCATCGTGCAGGAGTTTCAGTTCGGCATGAACTGGGCCCAGTACTCAGCCTTTGTGGGCAATATCTTTGGGCCACCCCTCGCGATCGAGGGCCTCCTCGCCTTCTTCATGGAATCAACGTTCCTCGGAATCTGGATCTTTGGCAAAGGCAAGGTGTCGCCGAGGATCCACATGCTCTCCATCTGGATGGTCGTGCTTGGTAGCTCGCTCTCTGCCTCGTTCATTCTCGTTGCCAATACCTGGATGCAGGACCCTGTTGGTTACAAGATCGATCATGCGACCCACCAGGCCGTGATGACGAACTTCTTCGCGATTCTGACTAACGAGTTGTTTATCACGACCCTCTTCCATGTGCTCCTCGCCTCGCTCATCACGGGTTCCGCGGTTGCCCTCGGTGTTGCCTTCTATCAGATGAAGCGGGAGGGATCGCGGGCGATCTTCTCTCTTGGTATCCGTGTCGCGCTCATCGTCTTCTTCGTTGCATCGCTTGGGATGGCCCTCGATGGATCAGCGCAGGGAACGGTGATGGTCAAGGACCAGCCGATGAAGATGGCGGCCGGAGAGGCACTCTATAACACCCAGCGAGGGGCGCCTGAGTCACTCATCACCATCGGCAATCTCCACGACAAGGTGATCTTTCAGGTCGATCTTCCCCATGTGCTCTCACTGCTGGCCACGAACTCCTGGAACGGCAAGGTTCAAGGCATTAACCAGCTCCAAAAGGAGTATGTCAAGAAGTACGGACCGGGTAACTATGTGCCGCCCGTTTGGTTGGAGTATTGGAACTTCCGCATCATGGCGGGTCTCGGTGCGGTGATCATCGCGATCGCCCTCTGGGGCATGTGGCTTCTGCGTCGCAAGAAGCTCGACGACTCCAAGTGGTTTCGCAGGGTGGCGATCTACGCCATTCCCTTGCCGTTTATCGCCAATACGACGGGATGGATCTTCACCGAGACCGGTCGTCAGCCCTGGATCGTCTATGGAGTGCTGCGGACTGCTCAGGGAGTCTCCCGTGACATCTCCGCATGGGACGTTGGATTCACCTTCTTTGGCTTCATCGCGCTCTATGCGGTGCTGGGAGTGATCGATTTCGCCATGATGTATCACTACTCACGCAAGGAGCTCGCGATGATGAACGGCGAGGTGCTTCCTCCTGAGGACGATGCGGATGCCGAACACGATGCACTGGTTTATTAG